A part of Pararhizobium sp. A13 genomic DNA contains:
- a CDS encoding FAD-dependent oxidoreductase translates to MSKAIPKKARAVIIGGGVSGCSIAYHLAKLGWTDVVLLERKQLTSGTTWHAAGLIGQLRASQNMTRLAKYSADLYTKLEAETGIGTGMRQCGSITVALTEERKQEIYRQASLARAFNVDVREITPREVKEMYPHLNVSDVVAAVHLPLDGQCDPANIAMALAKGARQNGATVLEGVKVTAVHKKDGRVSGVTCVQNGETFTIETENVVNAAGMWGRELANMSGVTVPLHACEHFYIVTEPVAGLKSLPVLRVPDECAYYKEDAGKMLLGAFEPVAKPWGMDGIREDFCFDQLPEDFDHFAPILEKAVNRMPMLETAGIHTFFNGPESFTPDDRYYLGEAPELKGYWVAAGYNSIGIVSSGGAGMALAQWMNDGEPPFDLWEVDIRRAQPFQKNRTYLKERVTETLGLLYADHFPYRQMATARGVRRTPLHEHLKARGAVFGEVAGWERANWFARPGQEREYTYSWKRQNWFENQREEHLSIRNGVGLIDMTSFGKIRVEGRDALAFLQRLCANQMDVAQGRIVYTQMLNARGGIESDLTVTRLSETAFLLVVPGATLQRDLAWLRRHIADEFVVVTDVTASESVLCVMGPKARHLMQKVSPNDFSNAAHPFGTAREIEVGMGLGRAHRVTYVGELGWELYVSTDQTAHVFETLEEAGRDVGLKLCGIHTLDSCRIEKAFRHFGHDITDEDHVLEAGLGFAVRPQKGDFIGRDAVLRKQEAGLSRRLVQFKLTDPEPLLFHNEAVVRDGRIVGTVTSGNYGHHLGGAIGLGYVPCEGESEVDMLGSSYEIEIAGTRVRAEASLAPMYDPKAERVRM, encoded by the coding sequence ATGAGCAAGGCGATCCCCAAAAAGGCGAGAGCCGTCATCATCGGCGGTGGCGTGTCCGGCTGTTCCATCGCCTATCATCTGGCCAAACTCGGCTGGACCGATGTTGTTCTGCTCGAACGCAAGCAGTTGACATCCGGCACGACCTGGCATGCGGCCGGCCTGATCGGCCAGCTGCGCGCCTCGCAGAACATGACGCGGCTCGCCAAATATTCGGCCGATCTCTACACCAAGCTGGAGGCCGAGACCGGTATTGGCACGGGCATGCGCCAATGCGGTTCGATCACGGTTGCGCTGACCGAGGAGCGCAAGCAGGAAATCTACCGCCAGGCCTCGCTCGCCCGCGCCTTCAATGTCGATGTGCGCGAGATCACGCCCCGCGAAGTCAAGGAGATGTATCCGCATCTCAACGTCTCGGACGTGGTGGCCGCCGTGCATCTGCCGCTCGACGGGCAGTGCGATCCGGCCAATATCGCCATGGCGCTCGCCAAGGGCGCGCGGCAGAACGGAGCGACGGTTCTCGAAGGCGTCAAGGTGACGGCCGTTCACAAGAAGGATGGCCGGGTGTCCGGCGTCACCTGCGTGCAGAACGGCGAGACGTTCACCATCGAGACCGAGAACGTCGTCAACGCTGCCGGAATGTGGGGGCGCGAGCTTGCCAATATGTCCGGCGTCACCGTGCCGCTGCATGCCTGCGAGCATTTCTATATCGTCACCGAGCCTGTCGCGGGGCTGAAGTCGCTACCGGTGCTGCGCGTGCCGGATGAGTGCGCCTATTACAAGGAAGATGCCGGCAAAATGCTGCTCGGGGCCTTCGAACCGGTGGCCAAGCCCTGGGGCATGGACGGCATCCGTGAGGATTTCTGTTTCGACCAGCTGCCTGAGGATTTCGACCACTTCGCACCGATCCTCGAAAAGGCGGTCAACCGCATGCCAATGCTGGAAACAGCTGGCATCCATACCTTCTTCAACGGCCCCGAAAGCTTTACGCCGGATGACCGCTACTATCTCGGCGAGGCACCGGAGCTGAAGGGCTATTGGGTCGCGGCCGGCTACAATTCGATCGGCATCGTCTCCTCCGGCGGCGCCGGCATGGCGCTGGCGCAATGGATGAACGATGGCGAGCCGCCGTTTGATCTCTGGGAAGTCGATATCCGCCGGGCGCAGCCGTTCCAGAAGAACCGCACCTACCTCAAGGAGCGCGTGACCGAGACGCTTGGACTGCTCTATGCCGACCACTTCCCCTATCGCCAGATGGCGACTGCGCGCGGGGTTCGCCGCACGCCTTTGCACGAGCACCTGAAGGCACGCGGCGCCGTGTTCGGTGAAGTGGCGGGCTGGGAACGAGCCAACTGGTTTGCCAGGCCTGGCCAGGAGCGGGAATACACATACAGCTGGAAGCGACAGAACTGGTTCGAAAACCAGAGGGAAGAGCATCTGTCGATCCGCAATGGCGTCGGCCTGATCGACATGACCTCCTTCGGCAAGATCCGCGTCGAGGGCCGCGATGCGCTTGCCTTCCTGCAGCGACTCTGCGCCAACCAGATGGATGTGGCTCAGGGCCGCATCGTCTACACGCAGATGCTGAACGCCCGCGGCGGCATCGAGAGTGATCTGACGGTTACCAGGCTCTCCGAAACGGCGTTCCTGCTGGTCGTTCCCGGCGCCACGCTGCAGCGTGATCTTGCCTGGTTGCGCAGGCACATTGCCGACGAATTCGTCGTCGTCACCGACGTCACAGCCTCGGAATCCGTGCTCTGCGTCATGGGGCCGAAGGCGCGTCACCTGATGCAGAAGGTGAGCCCGAACGACTTTTCGAATGCGGCGCACCCTTTCGGCACGGCGCGGGAAATCGAAGTCGGCATGGGCCTCGGCCGCGCCCACCGCGTCACCTATGTCGGCGAACTTGGCTGGGAACTCTACGTCTCCACCGACCAGACGGCGCATGTGTTCGAGACACTGGAGGAAGCGGGCAGGGATGTCGGGCTGAAGCTCTGCGGCATCCATACACTCGACAGCTGCCGCATCGAAAAAGCCTTCCGCCATTTCGGTCATGACATCACCGACGAGGACCATGTGCTGGAGGCCGGGCTCGGTTTTGCCGTCCGCCCGCAGAAGGGCGATTTCATCGGCCGTGACGCGGTGTTGAGGAAACAGGAAGCGGGTTTGTCTCGCCGGCTGGTGCAGTTCAAGCTGACCGATCCGGAGCCGCTTCTGTTCCACAACGAGGCGGTGGTGCGCGACGGGAGGATCGTCGGCACGGTGACCTCGGGCAACTACGGCCACCACCTCGGCGGCGCCATCGGCCTCGGCTATGTCCCTTGCGAGGGCGAGAGCGAGGTGGATATGCTTGGTTCATCCTACGAGATCGAGATCGCCGGAACGCGGGTGAGGGCAGAGGCGTCGCTTGCGCCGATGTACGACCCGAAGGCGGAGCGGGTGAGGATGTGA
- a CDS encoding FAD-dependent oxidoreductase translates to MSNLPSHARVVIIGGGAVGASALYHLAKAGWSDCVLLEKNELTAGSTWHAAGNVPTFSSSWSIMNMQRYSASLYRELGDLVDYPMNYHVTGSVRLGHSKERLQEFKRVVGMGRYQGMDLDILTPDQIKTRYPFIETHDLTGALYDPYDGDIDPAQLTQALAKGARDMGAKIFRFCPATGARRENDEWILSTPQGDIRCEYVVNAAGYYAREVGKWFGRDVPMMVMSHQYMLFEEIPELAAWSKEVGHKLPLLRDVDSSYYLRQEKTGMNLGPYERNCKAHWATPDDPMPEDFSFQLFPDDLERLEWYLNDAVERVPILGTAGLSRMINGPIPYAPDGNPLIGPMPGVPNAFEACVFTFGICQAGGAGKVLAEWVTEGQTEWDMWSCDPRRFTSFAAQDYCIAKGMEVYGHEYAMHFPKHAWPAGRNRKLSPIHDRMAALGAQFKPYNGWERANWYAQPEDDTSEESTQTWNRAGPWAKRIEEECLAVTHAAAILDLPGFSRYRLKGEGARDWLLGLITGKVPKPGRIGLAYFSDDKGRIVTEMSVMALEEDFFFLITAATAQWHDFEWLKKHLPKDAAFTLDDVTDNFTCQILSGPKSRELLAEVSDADLFKGWLTHQSVQIAGRWCQLVRVSFAGELGWEIHTKIDDTAAIFDAVWAAGQKYGLKPFGMEALDSLRIEKGYRAWKGDLSTDYTILQGGLERFVDWAKPDFKGKAALEREKQQGVTKRFVTLVVHAGECDAPYMSTLWHDGKVVGETTSGNWGYRIGKSVALGMLRADLTEPGTEVEVEIYGDRFKAIVQADEPLFDPKNERLRG, encoded by the coding sequence ATGTCGAATTTGCCGTCTCATGCGCGCGTCGTGATCATCGGGGGAGGTGCGGTCGGGGCCTCTGCGCTCTACCATCTGGCCAAGGCCGGATGGAGCGATTGCGTGCTTTTGGAGAAGAACGAGCTGACGGCCGGATCGACGTGGCATGCGGCGGGCAACGTGCCGACCTTTTCGTCCTCCTGGTCGATCATGAACATGCAGCGCTATTCGGCATCGCTCTATCGCGAGCTTGGCGATCTCGTCGACTATCCGATGAATTACCACGTCACCGGCTCGGTCCGGCTTGGCCATTCGAAGGAGCGGCTGCAGGAGTTCAAGCGCGTCGTCGGCATGGGCCGGTATCAGGGCATGGATCTCGATATCCTCACGCCCGACCAGATCAAGACGCGCTATCCCTTCATCGAGACGCATGACCTCACTGGCGCGCTCTACGATCCCTATGACGGCGATATCGATCCGGCGCAGTTGACGCAGGCGCTGGCGAAAGGCGCGCGCGACATGGGCGCGAAGATTTTTCGGTTCTGTCCCGCCACCGGCGCCCGCCGGGAAAACGATGAGTGGATTCTTTCGACGCCGCAGGGCGATATCCGCTGCGAATATGTCGTCAACGCCGCCGGCTACTATGCCCGCGAAGTCGGCAAGTGGTTCGGCCGCGACGTGCCGATGATGGTGATGAGCCATCAATATATGCTGTTCGAGGAAATTCCGGAGCTCGCTGCCTGGTCGAAGGAGGTCGGTCACAAGTTGCCGCTGCTACGTGACGTGGACAGTTCCTATTACCTGCGGCAGGAAAAGACCGGGATGAACCTCGGTCCCTATGAGCGCAATTGCAAGGCGCATTGGGCGACGCCGGACGACCCGATGCCGGAGGATTTCTCCTTCCAACTCTTCCCGGACGATCTGGAGCGGCTGGAATGGTATCTGAACGATGCCGTCGAGCGTGTGCCGATTCTCGGCACGGCGGGCCTGTCGCGGATGATCAACGGGCCGATCCCCTATGCACCGGATGGTAACCCGCTGATCGGGCCGATGCCGGGCGTGCCGAATGCCTTCGAGGCCTGCGTCTTCACCTTCGGCATCTGCCAGGCGGGCGGGGCCGGCAAGGTGCTGGCCGAATGGGTGACGGAGGGCCAGACGGAGTGGGACATGTGGTCCTGCGATCCGCGCCGCTTCACCAGTTTTGCGGCCCAAGACTATTGCATCGCCAAGGGCATGGAAGTCTATGGCCACGAGTATGCGATGCATTTTCCGAAGCATGCCTGGCCGGCCGGCCGCAACAGGAAGTTGTCGCCGATCCACGACCGGATGGCGGCACTCGGCGCGCAGTTCAAGCCCTACAACGGCTGGGAGCGCGCCAATTGGTACGCCCAGCCAGAGGACGACACGTCCGAGGAATCAACGCAGACCTGGAACCGTGCTGGTCCGTGGGCGAAGCGGATCGAGGAGGAATGTCTTGCGGTCACGCATGCGGCCGCCATTCTCGATCTTCCTGGTTTCTCGCGTTACCGGCTGAAGGGCGAGGGCGCCCGCGACTGGCTGCTGGGTCTTATCACCGGCAAGGTGCCGAAGCCCGGCCGCATCGGCCTTGCTTATTTCTCCGATGACAAGGGACGCATCGTGACGGAGATGTCAGTCATGGCGCTGGAGGAGGATTTCTTTTTCCTGATCACCGCGGCGACCGCGCAGTGGCATGATTTCGAGTGGCTGAAAAAGCATCTACCGAAGGATGCGGCGTTTACGCTCGACGATGTGACCGACAATTTCACCTGCCAGATTCTTTCAGGGCCGAAGTCACGCGAGTTACTCGCGGAAGTCTCGGACGCCGATCTTTTCAAGGGCTGGCTAACGCATCAGTCGGTGCAGATCGCCGGCCGCTGGTGCCAGCTGGTGCGGGTGTCCTTTGCCGGTGAACTCGGCTGGGAGATTCACACAAAGATCGACGATACGGCCGCGATCTTCGATGCGGTCTGGGCGGCCGGACAGAAATATGGGCTGAAACCCTTCGGCATGGAGGCGCTCGACAGCTTGCGCATCGAGAAGGGGTATCGGGCCTGGAAGGGCGATCTTTCGACTGACTACACCATCCTGCAGGGCGGTCTGGAGCGTTTCGTCGATTGGGCAAAGCCGGACTTCAAGGGCAAGGCGGCGCTTGAGCGCGAGAAGCAACAGGGCGTGACCAAGCGCTTCGTCACGCTGGTGGTGCATGCCGGAGAATGCGATGCACCCTACATGTCGACGCTCTGGCATGACGGCAAGGTGGTCGGTGAAACAACCTCGGGCAACTGGGGTTACCGTATCGGCAAATCCGTGGCGCTCGGCATGCTGCGTGCCGATTTGACGGAGCCCGGAACCGAGGTCGAAGTCGAAATCTACGGCGATCGTTTCAAGGCAATCGTGCAGGCCGATGAGCCGTTGTTTGATCCCAAGAATGAAAGACTGCGCGGATGA
- a CDS encoding LysR family transcriptional regulator, whose translation MQIDLIETFLDLMETRSFNRTAERLNITQSTVSHRVKALEAQFNRKLFTRNKGGTAPTASGLRFLDHAKALQHQWHEATRAVESAGAYERSMRLGIQHDLAEAFAGRWLSAIRADLPATSIYMEADYSNQMNRDLAAGDLDLAILYTPHYLPDLHYERIGEMTYILVSTIARTVRDLRPETYIQAVYSPAFDRAHRLALPHLSAAPLASGQNIAIMDLLKTLGGAAYVMSGTATRLAKEGAAFPVDDAPTIPQAVYAATSIRTRHAHQHRRIIGVMQDLLAS comes from the coding sequence ATGCAGATCGACCTCATCGAAACCTTCCTCGACCTGATGGAAACCCGCAGCTTCAACCGGACGGCGGAGCGGCTGAACATCACGCAATCCACCGTCTCCCACCGCGTCAAGGCGCTGGAGGCGCAGTTCAACCGCAAGCTCTTCACCCGCAACAAGGGCGGCACCGCGCCGACGGCATCCGGCCTGCGCTTCCTCGATCATGCCAAGGCGCTGCAGCACCAATGGCACGAGGCGACGCGGGCAGTGGAGAGTGCCGGCGCCTACGAGCGCTCGATGCGCCTCGGTATCCAGCATGACCTGGCCGAAGCCTTTGCCGGCCGCTGGCTGTCCGCCATCCGCGCCGACCTGCCGGCTACCTCGATCTACATGGAAGCCGATTATTCCAATCAGATGAACCGCGATCTGGCGGCCGGCGATCTCGATCTCGCCATCCTCTACACCCCGCATTACCTGCCCGACCTGCATTACGAGCGGATCGGAGAAATGACCTACATACTGGTCAGCACCATTGCGCGAACAGTCCGCGACCTGCGGCCGGAAACCTATATCCAAGCCGTCTACTCCCCCGCCTTCGACAGGGCGCACAGGCTGGCGCTGCCGCATCTGTCGGCCGCACCGCTGGCGTCGGGGCAGAACATCGCCATCATGGATTTGCTGAAGACGCTGGGTGGCGCCGCCTACGTGATGAGCGGCACCGCTACGCGGCTTGCCAAAGAGGGTGCTGCCTTCCCTGTGGACGATGCTCCCACCATTCCGCAGGCGGTCTATGCCGCGACCAGCATCCGCACGCGTCACGCGCACCAGCACCGCCGCATTATCGGCGTGATGCAGGATCTGCTGGCTTCGTAG
- a CDS encoding EAL domain-containing protein, giving the protein MKAARSEQEFQNILRRLELALDASRIGVWEHDTQKDEVVWDKQMHRLYGTGRTNKRVKAALWAKAIHPDDREQAESDFNDAIKGKGTYSSEYRIVLPDGKLRYLRSRAHCFEEDGNITFIGVEWDVTADVLLNRELQRQKAIAEKRAVALEASARRIEYAAEHDYLTGLPNRSFFDRRLAELSEDAGLEKLAILHIGLDRFKQINDTAGHSVGDNVLKSAASRIVAALPNSAFVTRIGGDEFAVLIANFDSIEDLKTVAERLAQQLKQSIWHNDEVLRTGASIGLASASGRNIANLLAEADIALHRAKKLGRGRVEVFSAQLKAQLNNERRVAKQFARGLEKGEFVPFYQAQVDARTRRIVGLEALARWRHPKRGLLLPGEFLTVAGNLGVLDDLDAAILKAALKDRRAWARQGVRVPRIAVNVSAARLSDPLLIDDLQQLDVEADTLSFELLETIFLDDSEEGVLSNVAALKGMGIDIEIDDFGSGHASIIGLTKVKPRRLKIDRRLVFPITTSREQKRLLRSIVDIAKALDIEVVAEGVETLEHAKLLTRLGCDVLQGYAIAYPVSGAEMLARLMETQNKELAVQL; this is encoded by the coding sequence ATGAAAGCGGCGCGGTCCGAACAGGAATTTCAGAATATTCTTCGCAGGCTGGAGCTCGCGCTCGACGCCTCGCGGATCGGCGTATGGGAACACGACACGCAGAAGGATGAAGTCGTCTGGGATAAGCAGATGCACCGGCTCTATGGAACCGGCCGGACAAACAAGCGCGTCAAGGCGGCGTTGTGGGCCAAGGCGATCCATCCTGATGACCGGGAGCAGGCAGAGTCGGATTTCAACGACGCCATCAAGGGCAAGGGCACCTATTCGTCTGAGTACCGCATTGTTCTGCCGGACGGCAAACTTCGTTATCTCCGCTCCAGGGCGCATTGCTTCGAAGAAGACGGAAACATCACTTTCATCGGCGTCGAGTGGGACGTGACGGCGGATGTGCTTCTCAATCGGGAACTGCAGCGGCAGAAGGCCATTGCCGAAAAACGCGCAGTTGCTCTCGAGGCGAGCGCCCGGCGGATCGAATATGCGGCCGAACATGACTACCTGACCGGGCTGCCGAACCGCAGCTTCTTCGATCGCCGATTGGCGGAGCTTTCAGAGGATGCCGGGCTGGAAAAGCTGGCGATCCTCCATATCGGTCTCGACCGGTTCAAGCAGATCAACGACACCGCCGGTCATTCGGTGGGTGACAATGTGCTGAAATCCGCGGCCAGCCGGATTGTCGCCGCATTGCCGAATAGCGCCTTCGTCACCCGCATAGGCGGCGACGAATTTGCGGTTCTGATCGCCAATTTCGACTCCATCGAAGATTTGAAGACGGTTGCCGAGCGGCTGGCACAACAGCTGAAGCAATCGATATGGCACAATGACGAAGTGTTGCGCACCGGCGCGTCGATCGGCCTGGCGTCCGCCAGCGGTAGAAATATCGCCAATCTGCTCGCCGAAGCCGATATCGCCCTTCATCGCGCCAAGAAACTTGGCCGGGGCAGGGTGGAGGTCTTCTCGGCGCAACTCAAGGCGCAGCTCAACAACGAGCGCCGCGTTGCCAAGCAATTTGCGCGCGGGCTGGAGAAGGGAGAGTTTGTTCCCTTTTACCAGGCGCAGGTCGATGCCAGGACACGCCGTATCGTCGGCCTGGAGGCTTTGGCGCGGTGGCGCCATCCGAAACGCGGATTGCTGTTGCCGGGCGAATTCCTCACCGTCGCGGGAAATCTTGGCGTGCTGGACGACCTGGACGCTGCAATTCTGAAAGCGGCGTTGAAAGACCGGCGAGCCTGGGCGCGGCAGGGCGTACGCGTTCCACGGATCGCGGTGAATGTCTCGGCGGCGCGGCTGTCCGATCCGCTTCTGATCGACGACTTGCAGCAACTGGATGTCGAGGCGGATACGCTGTCATTCGAGTTGCTGGAGACGATCTTTCTCGACGACAGCGAGGAAGGCGTGCTTTCCAATGTTGCCGCGCTGAAGGGTATGGGCATCGACATCGAGATCGACGACTTCGGTTCCGGGCACGCCTCGATCATCGGGCTGACGAAGGTGAAACCGCGGCGGCTGAAGATCGACCGGCGCCTGGTATTTCCGATCACTACGTCGCGCGAACAGAAGCGACTGTTGCGGTCGATCGTCGACATCGCCAAGGCGCTCGACATCGAAGTTGTGGCCGAAGGGGTCGAGACGCTGGAGCATGCCAAGCTTCTGACGCGCCTCGGCTGCGATGTTCTGCAGGGTTACGCGATCGCCTATCCGGTCTCGGGGGCCGAGATGCTGGCCAGGTTGATGGAAACGCAAAACAAGGAACTTGCCGTTCAGCTATGA
- a CDS encoding CbtB-domain containing protein: protein MATSTVSSVPLSLNDRITAGILALLIGGFLVFGAGLANSAVLHDTAHDVRHSYGFPCH, encoded by the coding sequence ATGGCTACGTCTACAGTTTCGAGCGTTCCGCTCTCCCTCAACGACCGCATCACCGCCGGTATCCTCGCCCTTCTGATCGGCGGATTCCTGGTTTTCGGCGCCGGTCTCGCGAATTCCGCCGTGCTGCACGATACCGCGCACGACGTTCGCCACTCCTACGGTTTTCCCTGCCATTGA
- a CDS encoding CbtA family protein: MIVKTLLAALVAGLIAGVFTTVAQTARVVPIILHAEEYEGKEPAAEQPATTEGQQHSSLGSTSAIGEILAAFSPITPAYAHEGEHEDEGGIMFGMSRFSGTLLANLVTGTGFSLLLTGISLLIGYPITLRNGVLWGACGWLAVHMLPAIGLPPELPGFPAADLHDRQIWWIATVLLSGAGLYMLALRPEIIAKIVGLAVLAVPHIYGAPQPADISSPVPAVLGAEFAVAALATALASWIVLGLVSGYINDRFLKSA, translated from the coding sequence ATGATTGTCAAAACGCTTCTGGCCGCGTTGGTGGCTGGACTGATCGCGGGTGTCTTCACGACCGTAGCGCAGACTGCGCGGGTCGTTCCCATCATCCTTCATGCTGAAGAATATGAAGGCAAGGAGCCTGCCGCGGAACAGCCCGCCACCACCGAGGGTCAACAGCATTCATCACTTGGGTCGACATCAGCGATCGGCGAAATACTTGCCGCATTCTCGCCGATCACACCGGCATACGCCCATGAGGGCGAGCATGAAGACGAAGGCGGCATCATGTTTGGCATGAGCCGGTTTTCAGGAACCTTGCTCGCCAATCTCGTAACCGGCACAGGTTTCAGCCTGTTGCTGACCGGCATCAGCTTGCTGATCGGCTATCCCATCACGCTTCGCAACGGTGTCCTCTGGGGCGCTTGCGGTTGGCTGGCGGTCCACATGCTGCCCGCAATCGGCCTCCCGCCAGAATTGCCTGGCTTTCCGGCGGCCGACCTGCACGACCGGCAGATATGGTGGATAGCGACAGTCCTACTCTCCGGAGCTGGCCTGTATATGCTTGCACTGCGCCCCGAAATCATTGCGAAAATCGTTGGCCTGGCAGTGCTCGCCGTGCCGCATATCTACGGCGCGCCGCAGCCTGCGGATATTTCGAGCCCGGTTCCGGCCGTTCTCGGCGCCGAATTCGCGGTCGCCGCGCTGGCAACCGCCCTCGCCTCGTGGATCGTGCTCGGGCTGGTCTCGGGTTATATCAACGACCGCTTCCTGAAATCGGCATAG
- a CDS encoding (2Fe-2S)-binding protein — MPDLDPGSLAIRFEPYAPKKADEIVQVYPSDARRFHFRFRHFRQGPDGASLFHDSFVASLAPVVETVKARTGLSSVAQWRLAADGIAGAFLEMGAASAQEEQAMASALAIVNTEGSPLSSSALRYQTIAANVDGVPVERVFRLRSGCCLYYRTDGGTFCDVCVLLDEETQKSRLRAHLERAGG, encoded by the coding sequence GTGCCGGATCTCGATCCGGGAAGCCTTGCAATCCGTTTTGAACCGTATGCCCCGAAAAAAGCAGACGAGATTGTGCAAGTTTACCCATCCGATGCCCGTCGCTTTCATTTTCGCTTTCGTCATTTTCGCCAAGGCCCTGACGGGGCATCCTTGTTTCACGACAGCTTCGTTGCCAGCCTTGCGCCGGTTGTCGAAACGGTGAAGGCCCGCACCGGTTTGTCATCGGTTGCGCAATGGCGGCTGGCGGCCGACGGCATTGCCGGTGCGTTTCTCGAAATGGGCGCGGCATCGGCGCAAGAGGAGCAAGCGATGGCTTCGGCGCTCGCTATCGTCAACACGGAAGGCTCGCCGCTGTCGTCAAGCGCATTGCGGTATCAAACGATCGCCGCGAACGTGGATGGTGTGCCGGTCGAGCGCGTATTTCGCCTGCGAAGCGGCTGCTGCCTGTATTACCGAACGGATGGCGGGACCTTTTGCGATGTCTGCGTACTTCTCGACGAGGAGACGCAAAAAAGCCGCCTGCGCGCTCATCTCGAACGCGCAGGCGGTTAA
- a CDS encoding glucoamylase family protein → MLLKNDTDAVLLDRFQQAAFGYFLEYVNPDNGLIADTSLPGAPSSIAATGFGLSAYPVGVERGWMSRQDAAARTLVTLRFFAESPQGRDKNATGYKGLYYHFLDMRTGQRTWRSEISLIDSALFLAGVLTAAAYFNQENEVEAEIRSCAAMLYARANWAWALDGKGAFWLGWKPRSGFLPYRWESYSEAIILYVLALASPSYPIGRESYDAFAGKFDWMTVEGKPFLYAGPLFIHLFSHAWIDFRGIRDAAVAAKDTDYFENTCLAITVQRDYAISNPGGFAGYGADMWGLTSCDGPLRPRRLQDGRHQDFSGYTARGAPFGPDDGTIAPWAPLACLPFESEAAISATGHIVSTYPGVIEEGRFLGSFNPSVPGKTAEGWLNNRSVGLDQGILLMMIENHRTGLIWNLMRESPAVRRGLKRAGFSGGWL, encoded by the coding sequence ATGCTTTTGAAAAACGACACCGACGCGGTCCTTCTCGACCGGTTCCAGCAAGCGGCGTTCGGTTACTTCCTCGAATATGTCAATCCGGACAACGGGCTCATCGCCGATACGTCTCTTCCCGGCGCCCCGTCCAGCATTGCGGCGACAGGTTTCGGCCTTTCCGCCTATCCGGTCGGCGTGGAGAGAGGCTGGATGAGCCGGCAGGATGCAGCGGCTAGGACGCTGGTTACGCTGCGTTTCTTTGCCGAAAGCCCGCAGGGGCGCGACAAGAATGCGACGGGGTACAAGGGGCTCTATTACCACTTTCTTGACATGAGGACCGGACAGCGGACATGGCGCAGCGAGATATCGCTGATCGACAGCGCGCTTTTTCTCGCCGGCGTGTTGACGGCCGCCGCCTATTTCAACCAGGAAAACGAGGTCGAGGCCGAGATACGATCCTGCGCGGCCATGCTTTACGCCCGCGCCAACTGGGCCTGGGCGCTCGATGGCAAAGGGGCATTTTGGCTCGGCTGGAAACCACGGAGCGGTTTTCTGCCTTATCGGTGGGAATCCTACAGCGAAGCGATCATCCTCTACGTGCTGGCGCTTGCCTCTCCCTCCTACCCGATCGGCAGGGAGAGCTACGATGCCTTTGCCGGGAAATTCGACTGGATGACGGTGGAGGGAAAGCCGTTCCTCTATGCCGGACCGCTGTTCATCCATCTTTTTTCGCATGCCTGGATCGATTTCCGCGGCATTCGCGACGCGGCCGTCGCGGCGAAGGATACAGACTATTTCGAAAACACCTGCCTGGCGATTACCGTGCAGCGCGACTATGCGATCAGCAATCCCGGCGGTTTTGCCGGTTATGGTGCCGATATGTGGGGGCTGACATCCTGCGACGGGCCTTTGCGGCCACGCCGTCTGCAGGATGGCCGCCACCAGGATTTTTCCGGCTATACGGCCCGCGGTGCGCCGTTCGGACCGGATGACGGCACGATCGCGCCCTGGGCGCCGCTCGCCTGCTTGCCATTCGAGTCGGAGGCAGCGATCTCGGCAACAGGCCATATCGTCTCGACCTATCCCGGGGTCATCGAGGAGGGGCGGTTTCTCGGCAGCTTCAATCCGAGCGTTCCCGGAAAGACGGCCGAAGGATGGCTCAACAATCGCAGCGTCGGTCTTGACCAGGGCATCCTGTTGATGATGATTGAAAATCATCGCACCGGCCTCATCTGGAACCTGATGCGAGAATCGCCAGCCGTCCGGCGCGGCTTGAAAAGAGCGGGCTTCTCCGGCGGTTGGCTTTGA